A region of the Salvia splendens isolate huo1 chromosome 11, SspV2, whole genome shotgun sequence genome:
TTGAAATTGGGTAAGGTTCTTACATAATGATCTTAGGAATTGCTTACCAGTCTTTTTTGCTGTAGCCAGCTCTAGAATTACTACTTTGCAATAGTAGAGCAGGATAGAGACGTCAATCTAAgttcaaatcttgttcatcaACAAGGAAAAAGTTTTGGTAGATATAGATAGGATTTGGGTGAGGCCTAAATTGTGACACCTGGAAGAAATTTCCATGTTCCTTGTACTTCATTGAAGCGTAAATCATCATGGGTACTGTGTACTATGTAGTAGGTActtgtttatttttgtttagcTCCACGATTCTCGAATCAACATATGATAATTGGATGTCactaatataatcaaaatctgGTTGATGATTGATATTTCTGCTTTATTATTAATGTTGCTTTGCTATTATATCCTAGCTTTATATATGATGAAACAGTTTAAATTGCCTCTGCTTCCTTGCTAATTGTTTTTCCTAATTATACAGCTGTGCCCTCTGTACCCTCACAACCCAGAGGTCCTGTTGAATGAACTCAAGTCTCCATCTCAGTTGCTGGACTTTGGAGAATTCTCAGATTGCTTGGATTTTGGTAGTGGCAGTGGTTCACCTCTTATTCATGTCGTGAATCCTGCATTTGATTATGTGCCCCCGGATCTTGTTAGCCTGTTTATTACCGACACGTAAGTGCATCTGGGATAAAGTTCAATAACATGGTTACAGATCTGCAATCTTTAACTTATccaatttgaaaaataaatgctAATGAATTCTAATGCTTCAATCCAAACTGGTTTTATGATAGTATTCATGTATTATCATGTGACAAAGGTTTTATGTTTATTAATTATATGCTTTCCTCATCTTGTTACATTATTAATTCTCTGTGCTAGACATCCTCGCTGACAAATTCTTTTTTATACAGTGGTGGTCACAATCCTTCATATATATACCGGCTCATTGCTGATTTTTACTCGCCCGACGATTTGGTAGTGCGACGGAAATCAGCTTCTTGAAGATCACTTTTTGCTAACTATGCTCTGAAACATGTTGGTAAGTCATAATAGATCTTTCGCCATCTTATCTTTGTAGCTGAAATGGTGGTAAAAGAAAGATAATGCTATTTTAATAGAATCGTATTCAACACATTCTTCATCTACTTTACCGATCCTATTCTATTTGCCAGTGAAATCTAAAACTTAGCAGATCGGGGAAGTATGAAATTCAAGCAAAGATGGGAGAAGTTTGATCTTGTAGTAGATTCTTTATGGAATCTACTGATTCAATAGGGCAGGAGTAGATACCCCTGAGAATTGAAATCGTCGAAATTTTGATGGTCGTGTTTGCTGTGACGAAGACAGTATGACATGTCGAAGTTTTGCATATGTAGGTCATTCCTTGATGGTGCGAGGAGCAAAACATGCCTTTTAACTTGTAAACGACTCTGTAACTGAGTGAGTTTAATTACATATGAACATCATATCATGCCTTAGCCTCCTTTTTTACAAGAGTTTGAAGCTGATTTCTTTAATAATTACTCGTGTATATGTGCATTCATAACCACCTTGAATTTGAAACTCTTATTCAAGAaactttctttctttcttttatgaTGCGTGACATCCGTTGTGTAATGATGTTATTGAAGACATTGCATTAACAGATATCTATGGACACAAAAGCAATccaattgatattttatattaaaagaaacaaaaataccCGACAACTATAGTTTACAAATTACtatgtataaatttgattttttatttccttttttatttataagtatatcAGCACTCCCAAAATTTGATGATGCGtagaattttaattgaattgtccATTATTTTCCCGTGTTTATCTAATGAAATTACTTCCTTTGTCTACCAAACATAGTTGCATTAGTGGACGACATACATGTGTTTTAATGTGAagttaataaagtaagagagggagaGATAAACTAAGAGAAAATGTGGATATAATAGAATAATAAATTGagaagttttttattttttggcatGAGATTAATTTTGGTGGATGAGCTAAAATGGAAAGGTGAGACTATTTCTTATGGATGGAGAAAGTACTAATTTTTTCGATCtattcataaatcataattgTAAATATGGTTAAATAtcagaaaagaaaaacacaagcATGCATAAATTTCTCACTAACAAAGATCATCAATCGAGCTATGGAAAGATATCTCAAGTCGTATAATCATATAGATTTAGGGCAGATTCATCTGTtagtttggaaaaaaaataattccagaCACTTACATCATACATAGGCTTTCTTTAAAGAATTTTGCAGTTGGCAAAGTTAGGTTCGAAACTCCATCCACGTTTACCATGTTGAATAGTGTCGGATTCAGCAGCATGTAGCTTTCTTGAGGCCTTAAGAGTCTCTTTCTCCTTAAGCTGTCAACAAGAACATCAAATCTCACAATATTTAACAAGCTTAGTTAATAACATGTCTCGACTAGATTGAGCAAAAACAAGCCTCACCTCGTCGACCGTAGCAGCGAGCTCTTCCACTGCTTTGTGCAGCGATGAAATGGTTCTTGATGTAACATCTTCATAAGCTGACTCCACTTCTTCTTCCACTGAGTTGGGATCAAAGAAAATTCCTTCGAGAACAAATAGCTGCTCGAGTAGTTGGACATCTTCTGGTTCCATTCTCTCAGCCAACTAGATTAGTGAAGACAAAGGAACTGCTTAGATACAATAGTATATGTGAAGCTGTGACACCGGATATAGAGCCAACCTTTGCTAATATTCGCTCCATAGACTCGTTTTTGGTCGAGGACACCTCTGGAGGACTGATGgtttcttcatcttcttttaCATTAAAGTGTGCCAATTGCTTTATGTGCTGTGCCCTGCTCAAGGAAGATGAAATAAGGCTATACGCATGACTATGTAATACAAAATGTGGATCACACATACAAGTTATAGCCCAAAATGTGGAGTATTAACAACTTACGGATACCAACTATATTATGATCACGTTTCTGAAGCAACAAATGCAATATCTATTTCTAGAGGACTGAGAGGATACTATTAGATAAAATAAACTATCAAGGAATATTTGCATACCTTGCACCAAAGCGGAGAGTGGAAAGGGTTTCTGATGCATTTGAGGGACTAGGCGAGCAGCAACACAGTAACGCAGTCTGAGAGTTTCCTCCCTGCGAGCTACAAGGTAAGTTTATCTGTATGATAAGATAACTTGCTGCACTAACAATAAGACAAGGCTAACATGAAGAACTAACAAGAGCATCCTGCAGGATCCGTGTTAGCTTTGAATCACGATAAGGTATGTGGCTCCCCCTCCCTGGTAAGCTTAATGCATTTATCACATTACCAAGTGCTGACAATGATCTATTTATAGTTTTTGCTTCTTCAAGGACTCTTCCTTCAGCTCCAGTCTTCTCTGCTTTCTCTGATCCCGCCAAGTCCACAAGGATTAACTTTCCATACCTATGAGTTTATACAA
Encoded here:
- the LOC121755667 gene encoding kinesin-like protein KIN-1 — protein: MSGIRVCALFRPLNSKEKTCHGDSISILGIDSESFVFKDEKDEETEFRFDKVFFPGTEQADIYEFLALPIVKAAASGANGAVITYGQTGAGKTYSMEGPNIIQCDEKQKGLLPRVVDGIFNAIKSSDDIIKYTVKLSMVEIYMERVRDLFDRSKDNLQIKENKMQGIFVNGVTEISISDSAEALRTLSTGIANRAVGETQMNIASSRSHCIYIFIICREIRKERRYGKLILVDLAGSEKAEKTGAEGRVLEEAKTINRSLSALGNVINALSLPGRGSHIPYRDSKLTRILQDALGGNSQTALLCCCSPSPSNASETLSTLRFGARAQHIKQLAHFNVKEDEETISPPEVSSTKNESMERILAKLAERMEPEDVQLLEQLFVLEGIFFDPNSVEEEVESAYEDVTSRTISSLHKAVEELAATVDELKEKETLKASRKLHAAESDTIQHGKRGWSFEPNFANCKIL